In the genome of Dyadobacter fermentans DSM 18053, the window ATTTTCGTTTTCCCGCCCCATTGCACCTGGTGGTTGAAACCGCCGTACAATTTCAGGAGCGAATGCGGCTTTCCGATGCGGAGGTAGAATGCTTTCTGGTGGAATTTCAGTTCGCTGGTAATGGGCCTTGAGTTTTCAAAAAGTCCGTCGGAGTAGAATGCCTGGAACGATAGCCAGCCTTTGGTCAAAGGTACGGCTACAAAGCGCGTGGTACCGAGGGATATTTTTGGAATAGGCAATGCATTCCCCGACCACGCATATGAGCCCGAACCGATGGTCGAATCCGCCAATCCTACCCATTGTTTTTTCCGGCCTACAAAAAGCTCCCAATTCTTATAGCGCAAGGTAACGTGTGCCTGCGGCAGGAGGAAGTTTTGGGTTTGAACAAAATTCCCCACCGCTTCCACGCCAGCTCCTACGCGCAGCTCGTTCCGCGTTTTGTTTTCTGAAAGTGTCCAGTAATGTTCCAGGCCCACACGTGCGCTCAGATTCGGGCCGGTTTTCGGCACGATCCCAAATTGGTTGGACTGAATCCAGAACGGTGTATAGCCGTTGGTGCTGCCCATTCCCACAAATTCGGCATAATTGGTGGTGGAGTCGGAATAGATGACTGGTTCTTTGGTCTCGGATTGAGAAAAGCCAATGAAGGGCACCGTTAGTAGTATGAATAGAAGAAATCTCATAGGTGTGCCCTCATGCATGGTTTATAATGTGTATAATAGCCAATAAAAGTAAGTATAACTTTTCTATTATCATATTGCACATCCGCATCATGCATGCATTCAGATCAATCCAGGAAACCAGTTTTACGAATTCCGACGGCCAGGCCGTAGGTTTTTTGATATAGCCTCCCAATATCGGAGGATAAGGTGGAATAAACACTGCAGCCGTTCAAGATATTTACGTTTTTTTCTGCACTCAGCAATAATGATACCTGATGCTTTACGCGCTCGAATGGGCTCAGGAAAGATCCCGAGTTACGCGAGTAGGTTCCCCGGAACGAGAGTTTCAAATGCATCCAGGTTGCGGTTGCTCCTGTATGAAACGCCCAGAATCGATTATTATTCGTGAATTCTGAATTATTCCGCGGTAAATCATCACGCGTGGTGCCGGCTGCCGGAGCCAGCGGCGTGCCGATTCCCGAGCCATAATACGACCATCCGCGCTGATAAAGGTAGCTGTTGAAATAGTTGCCCCGCTCGAATATCGCAAGTCCTGAAAGCGGCGCGCTGTTGATCTGGTTGCGGGTTCCAACCACTTCCAGCAGAAATGAATGGAATGCAAAATAACTAGACCCTTTGGGAAGTGGTTTTAGCCTTTTGACGCTGATCCCGTTGAGACCATCCTCAAAATTGGTGATGCTGAACAGAGAGCCGGTTTCATAAATATTTTGTCGGTAAGCGAAGAAAAGCCAATCTTTTCCACGCCATTCCGCCCCGAGATCGACCGTCCCAAAGTGGTTTCCGATTTTCCGGTGGCCGACAGTTTTGCCGATCAGCATGTCGAGGTAGGCGTCGGACAGTTTGAGGTCGTACAGCGGATTGAGCTTATCCTCGCTACCCCACATTGCCTGGTGGTTCACGCCGAGGTAAACCTTGTAGCGGTCGGCGCGGCGTCCAATGCGCAGGTAAAGCATCTTTTGATGAAGGTAGGTGGATGGGACGCGGGGAGCGCTTCCGTAATTGATATTGCTAGCCCCGAGGTAACCATCGGAATAGGAAAACTTGAATGCGAGGATATTTCCCGTAAAATAGAGAGGCAGGTAATCCTGAATGCTGATCTGAATGCGGGGATGCGGCCTTGCATTGCCGGCTATGGCGATGGAGCCGGATGTCATGCTGGAATCCACAAGACCGGTGATCATCTTCTTCTGCCCGGCCAGGATCTCCAATTTGCCCAGTCGGGCGGCTACGTAGGCGTCGGAGATGAATGCATTGGCCGATTTGCCATAGCTGGCAACGCCTTCTATCCCGCCACTCCACTGGAAAAAACGCGGATTATGGGGATTGTAAACTTTATACAGTCCCGCATTCGCAATTCCGTAGTTCCCGTTGAGGGGAATGCTCCCGAATTGGTTGGCATGCTGCCAGAGAGGGGTCTGAGCGGTGGCGCCGGCGGCTGAGACCGACGCTTTGTAATACAATGTAGAATCCTGAGCGTGTGTGAAAGACGCGATACAACTAATGGTTAGGATCAGGAAGTTTCGAATCTTAGAGAAAGGGTGCGACATTTAAACAATAGAATAGAACATCCGTTGGTCGGCAACATTAAATCAAAGTTATCGGATAAAACCGGATTTCCTCCATCCGACCATCACGGCCATGTTGTTGGGGTAGATTTTGCCGATATCTGCTGCCAGGTTGAGGGTAATGTGGTCGTTGAGCTTCGCTGAAACGGGCCTCTCCGCCCGGAGCATGAAGGATGTTTGATGCAAGGTTTCAGTAAATGGTCTTCGATAAGTGCCGGAATTAACAGAATGCGTGGCTTTCAATGAGAAGTTCATCGAGTTCCATGAGAGGTCTGTGCCGAGGTGGTAGGCGATGAGCCTGTTATTAGGCGTGAATTGCGTACGCGACGATTGTAGTTCGCTCCTGAATGCATCCTGTGGTGCGATGAGCGGGCTGCCTAATGTTCTTCCTTTGTACGACCACCCTTGATTATACACGTAATGGTTGAAATAATCGTCCATTCCAAACGTCCCGGTTTGCAAGTCGAACACGGCACCGCCCTGATTCTTGGTGTATGCGAATTCAAACAGGATCGTGTTTAGTCTGAGACCGGTAGAGCCTGTTGGTACTCTTTTAAATCTTAGTCCACTCAGACCATCCGCAATGCTTGAAAGGTTACTCAATGAGCCGTCTTCGTAAATGGTTTGACGATACAGAAGAACATTCCATTGGGGACCTCTCCAAACGGCAGCCAAATCAATTGTTCCGAAATGATTGCCCACGCGACTTCTCTGCCAGGGTTTTCCGAAAACCACATATTCATAGGCTTCCGACCTTTTTAAGCCACCGGAAAAAATCTTGTCTTCTCCTCCCCACATCGCCTGATGATTGAAACCAGCGAATAGGTTTAACTTTCCACGTCTTCTGCCAAGTCTGAGATACAGGGATTTATGATGCAGATAAATCTCCTTGACACGCGACACATTCCCATAATGCACGCCGCCTGCTCCCAGGATGCCGTCCGAATAGGAAAATTTAAAACCCAGGAAATCCGTACCGGGAATGAGGTTTACGAAATTGGGTGTAGATATCTGAATTTTGGGGTAGGGGCGATAATTCTGTGACAAGGCGAAAGAGCCGCTTGTCAGGCTGCTATCGCCCAAACCTATCGTCTCTTTACGCTGGCCGACGCTCAATTCGACAGGACCGGCTTTTCCGGCTAAAAACAGATCGGTCATGAATGCAGTGGAACGCTTTCCGGCGATACCGATTACTTCTGCACCTCCCGACCATTGGAAAAAGCGAGGGTTATTAACATTGTAGACCCTATGAAAACTGGCTCTCCCTGTCAGAAAAGAGCCAGTAGTGGGGATTGTTCCGTGTTGATTATTTGACAACCAAAAGGGCGTTTGGGGCGTAGAAGCAGCTCCCAACATCGTGGCGGAATAGAAAAAAGTTGAATCTTGAGCGTACGTTCTGAAATAGCCTGCTATGCAAAACAATAGCACATACAAGTAAATCCTCATTCAGGGTTCTACATAAGAGGGTGTCAGTATTACCTTCCCTTTTTTCCTAGGATGACGACAGCAGTCATTAGAATGATCTTGAGCTCCAAGTATAAACTCCAATTCTTGATGTAATATAGATCATACATCAGCTTGTGCCGTGCGTCGAAAACCCCAGCACCATACGAGTACATTACCTGTGCGTAGCCGGTAATTCCGGGTTTGATGTTGTGTCTGAAATTGTAGTAAGGGATAGTCTCGTCAAATGTTTCCGTAAATACAGGTCTTTCAGGGCGTGGCCCGATCAGTGATAAATCTCTTCTGAAAATATTGATGATCTGAGGCAGCTCGTCAATGCGGGTAAGTCTCATGAAAGAGCCGTAAGGAAAAATACGGGAGTCATTCTTCTTTGAAAATGAGGCTCCGTTTTGTTCCGCATCCAAGCGCATCGATCTGAATTTGATACAATTGAAAAGCTTGTTGCGCATCCCGACGCGTTCCTGGTAGTAAAATACCGGGCCCGGAGACTGGAATTTGATGCGGAAATAGCTCAGAATCCAAAGGGGAAATGTAAAAAGGAAAAGAATAATCGAAATCGATACGTCTATGATCTTTTTCGGATACCGGACTCTTCTGCCGAAAACAGGAACAGTGAGCAGATTCGGATTAATTTCGGTAATGTCGTCTGGAATGTAGACTTTTTTGAGGTGTTTTTCGCAGAAGTCGTATACGGGAGTAATCCTTATTGACTTATTCTTTCTGACCACCAACTCGTATATCACCCTGTTACGCTTGTCGTAGACAGGATTGGTTACCAAATGGACCTTTTCGAACTTGTCGAGTAATGGCCTTACAGTGTGATTTAGCAGGTAGTCATCGTCGTCCGAATGCGGAATCAGTATGATCTCTTTGTACTTTCTTAACAGTAACGATAAATCGCGTTTTTGCAAAAAATAGTCATAACTCGTTACGATTAGAACCTCCTCAGAAACAGCTGTTTTACTAAGAAGCCGGTGAACATACCTCCGGTTAGAGACGTAGGTGTTTTTCATATGTGTGCGCAAATGTTGGAAAAATTATACAGGTAGTGTGCTCGAAAGTCACAAGTTTAAACATAAACTTTGAATAATCAAAACTATAATTCCATACCAGGTTTTGCAACATCTGCGGATTATGTCCAGACGTTGGGCTATTAGTAGCACTGATTAGCAGCTTAATAGATGCTGATAGCCAAGAGAGGGAGAGGCTTAGAGTTCTTAAAAGGAGATGCTGTTTAGGTTTCTACTTACCGAAGTCTTAATTTATTTGAAATATTTTTTATACCAACTGGCAAAGAGTTCTACACCGTGCGCTATATCCGTTTGAGACTTGTAGCCAGTTGACGCTTCCAGCTGCGTTGTATCAGCCCATGTCGACACAATATCACCGGGAACCATCGGGTGCATTTCCTTAACCGCCTCTTTCCCAAGAGATTTTTCCAGACATTGGATGAAATAAAGGAGATCTACCGGCTTCCCGTTTCCAATGTTGAAAACTTGATAGTATTCTGAGAGATCGGCACTGATTACCGATGCGATCCCATCCACAATGTCATCCACATACGTAAAGTCCCGTTTCATTTGCCCGTTGTTGAACACTTTGATAGGCCGGTCGTTCAATATGGCATCCGCAAATAGGAAAGGTGCCATATCGGGCCTGCCCCATGGGCCGTATACCGTAAAAAAACGCAGGCCGACCGTCGTGAATTTGTACAAATGACTATACGCATGTGCCATCAGCTCGTTGCTTTTTTTGGACGCCGCGTAAACGTTAATCGGGCTATCGACTTTCTGCTCAGTGGAGAACGGTTGTTCCTCATTCAGTCCATAAACGCTTGAACTGCTGGCAAAGACCAGTTTTCGAGGTGGATACTGACGGCAGCATTCCAGAATGTTAAAGAAGCCTTCTACATTTGAATTTAAGTAGGATCTCGGGTTTTCGATGCTATACCGGATACCTGCCTGTGCTGCCAGATTGACAACATAATCAAACCGATGTTCTTCAAATAGTTCAAGAAGCCGGTCCATGTTGAGCAGATCGACCCGCTGGAATGCATAGTTTCCTATACTACTGTTATATATGTTTTCCCACGGAGCTGCGAGGTCAATGTGCTTAATGCCGCATTCTTTCAAGCGGTCGATCTTGAGACTAGTGGCGTAATAGTCGTTTATATTGTCGATACCGAACACCTCATGCCCTTCGCCGATCAACTTTTTCACCAGGTA includes:
- a CDS encoding capsule assembly Wzi family protein, whose translation is MSHPFSKIRNFLILTISCIASFTHAQDSTLYYKASVSAAGATAQTPLWQHANQFGSIPLNGNYGIANAGLYKVYNPHNPRFFQWSGGIEGVASYGKSANAFISDAYVAARLGKLEILAGQKKMITGLVDSSMTSGSIAIAGNARPHPRIQISIQDYLPLYFTGNILAFKFSYSDGYLGASNINYGSAPRVPSTYLHQKMLYLRIGRRADRYKVYLGVNHQAMWGSEDKLNPLYDLKLSDAYLDMLIGKTVGHRKIGNHFGTVDLGAEWRGKDWLFFAYRQNIYETGSLFSITNFEDGLNGISVKRLKPLPKGSSYFAFHSFLLEVVGTRNQINSAPLSGLAIFERGNYFNSYLYQRGWSYYGSGIGTPLAPAAGTTRDDLPRNNSEFTNNNRFWAFHTGATATWMHLKLSFRGTYSRNSGSFLSPFERVKHQVSLLLSAEKNVNILNGCSVYSTLSSDIGRLYQKTYGLAVGIRKTGFLD
- a CDS encoding NAD-dependent epimerase/dehydratase family protein, which encodes MKILVTGAAGFIGFYLVKKLIGEGHEVFGIDNINDYYATSLKIDRLKECGIKHIDLAAPWENIYNSSIGNYAFQRVDLLNMDRLLELFEEHRFDYVVNLAAQAGIRYSIENPRSYLNSNVEGFFNILECCRQYPPRKLVFASSSSVYGLNEEQPFSTEQKVDSPINVYAASKKSNELMAHAYSHLYKFTTVGLRFFTVYGPWGRPDMAPFLFADAILNDRPIKVFNNGQMKRDFTYVDDIVDGIASVISADLSEYYQVFNIGNGKPVDLLYFIQCLEKSLGKEAVKEMHPMVPGDIVSTWADTTQLEASTGYKSQTDIAHGVELFASWYKKYFK
- a CDS encoding sugar transferase, translating into MKNTYVSNRRYVHRLLSKTAVSEEVLIVTSYDYFLQKRDLSLLLRKYKEIILIPHSDDDDYLLNHTVRPLLDKFEKVHLVTNPVYDKRNRVIYELVVRKNKSIRITPVYDFCEKHLKKVYIPDDITEINPNLLTVPVFGRRVRYPKKIIDVSISIILFLFTFPLWILSYFRIKFQSPGPVFYYQERVGMRNKLFNCIKFRSMRLDAEQNGASFSKKNDSRIFPYGSFMRLTRIDELPQIINIFRRDLSLIGPRPERPVFTETFDETIPYYNFRHNIKPGITGYAQVMYSYGAGVFDARHKLMYDLYYIKNWSLYLELKIILMTAVVILGKKGR
- a CDS encoding capsule assembly Wzi family protein, whose translation is MSNNQHGTIPTTGSFLTGRASFHRVYNVNNPRFFQWSGGAEVIGIAGKRSTAFMTDLFLAGKAGPVELSVGQRKETIGLGDSSLTSGSFALSQNYRPYPKIQISTPNFVNLIPGTDFLGFKFSYSDGILGAGGVHYGNVSRVKEIYLHHKSLYLRLGRRRGKLNLFAGFNHQAMWGGEDKIFSGGLKRSEAYEYVVFGKPWQRSRVGNHFGTIDLAAVWRGPQWNVLLYRQTIYEDGSLSNLSSIADGLSGLRFKRVPTGSTGLRLNTILFEFAYTKNQGGAVFDLQTGTFGMDDYFNHYVYNQGWSYKGRTLGSPLIAPQDAFRSELQSSRTQFTPNNRLIAYHLGTDLSWNSMNFSLKATHSVNSGTYRRPFTETLHQTSFMLRAERPVSAKLNDHITLNLAADIGKIYPNNMAVMVGWRKSGFIR